One region of Gorilla gorilla gorilla isolate KB3781 chromosome 15, NHGRI_mGorGor1-v2.1_pri, whole genome shotgun sequence genomic DNA includes:
- the TEDC1 gene encoding tubulin epsilon and delta complex protein 1 isoform X4, with the protein MHVRPARPPRSGSSSSVCSRHSLRATPWHRSPWGYPRLALAQLPEDGSQGSRELLLALSWLLARGPVPEQMLAQARVPLGDEMTVCQCEALASPGPPAPHMEAEGPVDVRHVQWLMGKLRFRWRQLVSSQQEQCALLSKIHLYTRGCHSDQSLSHLSVTEAEMLRDPEGGQQLLRTLERENQRLEAVLAWRRSELVFWRWMDTVLGTCAPEVPAAASQPTFLPWVPEHGGGELDLVVRELQALEEELRAAAERRRAAWEAKLHLSSMAGDTLRGTHPEGAGGHLVRSRSCCETAPAPPAGGWRLWTGARVECRAAGLSGGCGKGAGSFTAVLGARRWPGPAPWATPAGETRGWGSRGPRPAGSCGDQDAEEPGGLPGGGATSTTGTVSAGTGQAGGSPAWSHLDPATWTLKACRRALVWEACPGPAWLGLGGADSKARWPQGRCRRRAHVTCSLQGWGWADSGRSPGLWLAALGTGMAGPLRRS; encoded by the exons ATGCATGTCCGGCCAGCGCG ACCTCCGCGCTCTGGCAGCTCCTCTTCCGTGTGCTCTCGCCACTCCCTGCGGGCAACGCCTTGGCATCGCTCGCCCTGG GGCTACCCTAGGCTGGCACTGGCACAACTACCTGAGGATGGCTCGCAGGGCAGTCGGGAGCTGCTGCTGGCTCTGTCCTGGCTCTTGGCCCGAGGACCTGTGCCTGAGCAGATGCTGGCCCAGGCCCGAGTGCCTCTGGGTGACGAGATGACTGTGTGCCAG TGTGAGGCCCTggccagccctggcccacctgcACCCCACATGGAAGCAGAGGGTCCTGTGGATGTCCGCCATGTGCAGTGGCTGATGGGAAAGCTGCGGTTCCGGTGGCGCCAGCTGGTGTCCAGTCAGCAGGAGCAGTGCGCCCTCCTGAGTAAG ATCCACCTGTACACACGCGGCTGCCACAGCGACCAGAGCCTTAGCCATCTGTCTGTCACTGAAGCAGAGATGCTCAGGGACCCAGAGGGAGGCCAGCAG CTGCTGCGGACTCTGGAGCGTGAGAACCAGCGCCTGGAGGCTGTCCTGGCGTGGCGGCGCTCTGAGCTGGTCTTCTGGCGGTGGATG GACACGGTCCTGGGCACCTGTGCCCCGGAGGTGCCTGCTGCAGCCTCACAGCCCACCTTCCTGCCCTGGGTTCCCGAGCACGGGGGTGGCGAGTTGGACCTGGTAGTGCGGGAGCTGCAGGCACTGGAGGAGGAGCTGCGGGCAGCTGCGGAGCGCAGGCGGGcggcctgggaggccaag TTGCATTTATCAAGCATGGCAGGTGACACACTTAGAGGCACGCACCCTGAGGGAGCGGGAGGGCACTTGGTGAGGAGCCGCAGCTGCTGCGAGACAGCCCCCGCCCCTCCTGCTGGAG GCTGGAGGCTGTGGACGGGGGCCAGAGTGGAGTGCCGCGCGGCGGGCCTCTCGGGAGGCTGTGGAAAAGGAGCTGGGAGCTTTACAGCAGTGCTGGGAGCAAGACGGTGGCCCGGCCCAGCCCCATGGGCCACACCGGCTGGTGAGACGAGAGGATGGGGCAGCAGGGGACCGAGACCTGCGGGCAGCTGTGGTGATCAGGACGCTGAGGAGCCAGGAGGCCTGCCTGGAGGCGGTGCTACGTCGACTACAGGGACAGTGTCGGCAGGaactggccaggctggtgggaGCCCTGCCTGGTCTCATCTGGATCCCGCCACCTGGACGCTGAAGGCCTGTCGACGGGCCCTCGTGTGGGAAGCCTGCCCTGGCCCAGCCTGGCTGGGTCTTGGAGGAGCAGATTCCAAGGCCAGGTGGCCGCAGGGACGATGCAGACGCAGAGCCCACGTCACATGCTCGCTCCAGGGGTGGGGCTGGGCTGACTCTGGCCGGAGCCCAGGCCTGTGGCTAGCAGCACTGGGGACAGGAATGGCCGGTCCCTTGAGGAGGTCGTGA
- the TEDC1 gene encoding tubulin epsilon and delta complex protein 1 isoform X9, protein MHVRPARPPRSGSSSSVCSRHSLRATPWHRSPWGYPRLALAQLPEDGSQGSRELLLALSWLLARGPVPEQMLAQARVPLGDEMTVCQCEALASPGPPAPHMEAEGPVDVRHVQWLMGKLRFRWRQLVSSQQEQCALLSKIHLYTRGCHSDQSLSHLSVTEAEMLRDPEGGQQLLRTLERENQRLEAVLAWRRSELVFWRWMDTVLGTCAPEVPAAASQPTFLPWVPEHGGGELDLVVRELQALEEELRAAAERRRAAWEAKAGGCGRGPEWSAARRASREAVEKELGALQQCWEQDGGPAQPHGPHRLVRREDGAAGDRDLRAAVVIRTLRSQEACLEAVLRRLQGQCRQELARLVGALPGLIWIPPPGR, encoded by the exons ATGCATGTCCGGCCAGCGCG ACCTCCGCGCTCTGGCAGCTCCTCTTCCGTGTGCTCTCGCCACTCCCTGCGGGCAACGCCTTGGCATCGCTCGCCCTGG GGCTACCCTAGGCTGGCACTGGCACAACTACCTGAGGATGGCTCGCAGGGCAGTCGGGAGCTGCTGCTGGCTCTGTCCTGGCTCTTGGCCCGAGGACCTGTGCCTGAGCAGATGCTGGCCCAGGCCCGAGTGCCTCTGGGTGACGAGATGACTGTGTGCCAG TGTGAGGCCCTggccagccctggcccacctgcACCCCACATGGAAGCAGAGGGTCCTGTGGATGTCCGCCATGTGCAGTGGCTGATGGGAAAGCTGCGGTTCCGGTGGCGCCAGCTGGTGTCCAGTCAGCAGGAGCAGTGCGCCCTCCTGAGTAAG ATCCACCTGTACACACGCGGCTGCCACAGCGACCAGAGCCTTAGCCATCTGTCTGTCACTGAAGCAGAGATGCTCAGGGACCCAGAGGGAGGCCAGCAG CTGCTGCGGACTCTGGAGCGTGAGAACCAGCGCCTGGAGGCTGTCCTGGCGTGGCGGCGCTCTGAGCTGGTCTTCTGGCGGTGGATG GACACGGTCCTGGGCACCTGTGCCCCGGAGGTGCCTGCTGCAGCCTCACAGCCCACCTTCCTGCCCTGGGTTCCCGAGCACGGGGGTGGCGAGTTGGACCTGGTAGTGCGGGAGCTGCAGGCACTGGAGGAGGAGCTGCGGGCAGCTGCGGAGCGCAGGCGGGcggcctgggaggccaag GCTGGAGGCTGTGGACGGGGGCCAGAGTGGAGTGCCGCGCGGCGGGCCTCTCGGGAGGCTGTGGAAAAGGAGCTGGGAGCTTTACAGCAGTGCTGGGAGCAAGACGGTGGCCCGGCCCAGCCCCATGGGCCACACCGGCTGGTGAGACGAGAGGATGGGGCAGCAGGGGACCGAGACCTGCGGGCAGCTGTGGTGATCAGGACGCTGAGGAGCCAGGAGGCCTGCCTGGAGGCGGTGCTACGTCGACTACAGGGACAGTGTCGGCAGGaactggccaggctggtgggaGCCCTGCCTGGTCTCATCTGGATCCCGCCACCTGGACGCTGA
- the TEDC1 gene encoding tubulin epsilon and delta complex protein 1 isoform X2 produces MSGQRGDWTSALWQLLFRVLSPLPAGNALASLALEVQARLVKSALCSQGYPRLALAQLPEDGSQGSRELLLALSWLLARGPVPEQMLAQARVPLGDEMTVCQCEALASPGPPAPHMEAEGPVDVRHVQWLMGKLRFRWRQLVSSQQEQCALLSKIHLYTRGCHSDQSLSHLSVTEAEMLRDPEGGQQLLRTLERENQRLEAVLAWRRSELVFWRWMDTVLGTCAPEVPAAASQPTFLPWVPEHGGGELDLVVRELQALEEELRAAAERRRAAWEAKLHLSSMAGDTLRGTHPEGAGGHLVRSRSCCETAPAPPAGGWRLWTGARVECRAAGLSGGCGKGAGSFTAVLGARRWPGPAPWATPAGETRGWGSRGPRPAGSCGDQDAEEPGGLPGGGATSTTGTVSAGTGQAGGSPAWSHLDPATWTLKACRRALVWEACPGPAWLGLGGADSKARWPQGRCRRRAHVTCSLQGWGWADSGRSPGLWLAALGTGMAGPLRRS; encoded by the exons ATGTCCGGCCAGCGCGGTGATTGG ACCTCCGCGCTCTGGCAGCTCCTCTTCCGTGTGCTCTCGCCACTCCCTGCGGGCAACGCCTTGGCATCGCTCGCCCTGG AGGTCCAAGCCCGCTTGGTGAAGTCAGCACTATGCTCCCAGGGCTACCCTAGGCTGGCACTGGCACAACTACCTGAGGATGGCTCGCAGGGCAGTCGGGAGCTGCTGCTGGCTCTGTCCTGGCTCTTGGCCCGAGGACCTGTGCCTGAGCAGATGCTGGCCCAGGCCCGAGTGCCTCTGGGTGACGAGATGACTGTGTGCCAG TGTGAGGCCCTggccagccctggcccacctgcACCCCACATGGAAGCAGAGGGTCCTGTGGATGTCCGCCATGTGCAGTGGCTGATGGGAAAGCTGCGGTTCCGGTGGCGCCAGCTGGTGTCCAGTCAGCAGGAGCAGTGCGCCCTCCTGAGTAAG ATCCACCTGTACACACGCGGCTGCCACAGCGACCAGAGCCTTAGCCATCTGTCTGTCACTGAAGCAGAGATGCTCAGGGACCCAGAGGGAGGCCAGCAG CTGCTGCGGACTCTGGAGCGTGAGAACCAGCGCCTGGAGGCTGTCCTGGCGTGGCGGCGCTCTGAGCTGGTCTTCTGGCGGTGGATG GACACGGTCCTGGGCACCTGTGCCCCGGAGGTGCCTGCTGCAGCCTCACAGCCCACCTTCCTGCCCTGGGTTCCCGAGCACGGGGGTGGCGAGTTGGACCTGGTAGTGCGGGAGCTGCAGGCACTGGAGGAGGAGCTGCGGGCAGCTGCGGAGCGCAGGCGGGcggcctgggaggccaag TTGCATTTATCAAGCATGGCAGGTGACACACTTAGAGGCACGCACCCTGAGGGAGCGGGAGGGCACTTGGTGAGGAGCCGCAGCTGCTGCGAGACAGCCCCCGCCCCTCCTGCTGGAG GCTGGAGGCTGTGGACGGGGGCCAGAGTGGAGTGCCGCGCGGCGGGCCTCTCGGGAGGCTGTGGAAAAGGAGCTGGGAGCTTTACAGCAGTGCTGGGAGCAAGACGGTGGCCCGGCCCAGCCCCATGGGCCACACCGGCTGGTGAGACGAGAGGATGGGGCAGCAGGGGACCGAGACCTGCGGGCAGCTGTGGTGATCAGGACGCTGAGGAGCCAGGAGGCCTGCCTGGAGGCGGTGCTACGTCGACTACAGGGACAGTGTCGGCAGGaactggccaggctggtgggaGCCCTGCCTGGTCTCATCTGGATCCCGCCACCTGGACGCTGAAGGCCTGTCGACGGGCCCTCGTGTGGGAAGCCTGCCCTGGCCCAGCCTGGCTGGGTCTTGGAGGAGCAGATTCCAAGGCCAGGTGGCCGCAGGGACGATGCAGACGCAGAGCCCACGTCACATGCTCGCTCCAGGGGTGGGGCTGGGCTGACTCTGGCCGGAGCCCAGGCCTGTGGCTAGCAGCACTGGGGACAGGAATGGCCGGTCCCTTGAGGAGGTCGTGA
- the TEDC1 gene encoding tubulin epsilon and delta complex protein 1 isoform X7, with amino-acid sequence MSGQRGDWTSALWQLLFRVLSPLPAGNALASLALEVQARLVKSALCSQGYPRLALAQLPEDGSQGSRELLLALSWLLARGPVPEQMLAQARVPLGDEMTVCQCEALASPGPPAPHMEAEGPVDVRHVQWLMGKLRFRWRQLVSSQQEQCALLSKIHLYTRGCHSDQSLSHLSVTEAEMLRDPEGGQQLLRTLERENQRLEAVLAWRRSELVFWRWMDTVLGTCAPEVPAAASQPTFLPWVPEHGGGELDLVVRELQALEEELRAAAERRRAAWEAKAGGCGRGPEWSAARRASREAVEKELGALQQCWEQDGGPAQPHGPHRLVRREDGAAGDRDLRAAVVIRTLRSQEACLEAVLRRLQGQCRQELARLVGALPGLIWIPPPGR; translated from the exons ATGTCCGGCCAGCGCGGTGATTGG ACCTCCGCGCTCTGGCAGCTCCTCTTCCGTGTGCTCTCGCCACTCCCTGCGGGCAACGCCTTGGCATCGCTCGCCCTGG AGGTCCAAGCCCGCTTGGTGAAGTCAGCACTATGCTCCCAGGGCTACCCTAGGCTGGCACTGGCACAACTACCTGAGGATGGCTCGCAGGGCAGTCGGGAGCTGCTGCTGGCTCTGTCCTGGCTCTTGGCCCGAGGACCTGTGCCTGAGCAGATGCTGGCCCAGGCCCGAGTGCCTCTGGGTGACGAGATGACTGTGTGCCAG TGTGAGGCCCTggccagccctggcccacctgcACCCCACATGGAAGCAGAGGGTCCTGTGGATGTCCGCCATGTGCAGTGGCTGATGGGAAAGCTGCGGTTCCGGTGGCGCCAGCTGGTGTCCAGTCAGCAGGAGCAGTGCGCCCTCCTGAGTAAG ATCCACCTGTACACACGCGGCTGCCACAGCGACCAGAGCCTTAGCCATCTGTCTGTCACTGAAGCAGAGATGCTCAGGGACCCAGAGGGAGGCCAGCAG CTGCTGCGGACTCTGGAGCGTGAGAACCAGCGCCTGGAGGCTGTCCTGGCGTGGCGGCGCTCTGAGCTGGTCTTCTGGCGGTGGATG GACACGGTCCTGGGCACCTGTGCCCCGGAGGTGCCTGCTGCAGCCTCACAGCCCACCTTCCTGCCCTGGGTTCCCGAGCACGGGGGTGGCGAGTTGGACCTGGTAGTGCGGGAGCTGCAGGCACTGGAGGAGGAGCTGCGGGCAGCTGCGGAGCGCAGGCGGGcggcctgggaggccaag GCTGGAGGCTGTGGACGGGGGCCAGAGTGGAGTGCCGCGCGGCGGGCCTCTCGGGAGGCTGTGGAAAAGGAGCTGGGAGCTTTACAGCAGTGCTGGGAGCAAGACGGTGGCCCGGCCCAGCCCCATGGGCCACACCGGCTGGTGAGACGAGAGGATGGGGCAGCAGGGGACCGAGACCTGCGGGCAGCTGTGGTGATCAGGACGCTGAGGAGCCAGGAGGCCTGCCTGGAGGCGGTGCTACGTCGACTACAGGGACAGTGTCGGCAGGaactggccaggctggtgggaGCCCTGCCTGGTCTCATCTGGATCCCGCCACCTGGACGCTGA
- the TEDC1 gene encoding tubulin epsilon and delta complex protein 1 isoform X1: MGRRRQRVDPAAGARAGALPEAIAALSRSLPSGPSPEIFRRAKFDRPEATSALWQLLFRVLSPLPAGNALASLALEVQARLVKSALCSQGYPRLALAQLPEDGSQGSRELLLALSWLLARGPVPEQMLAQARVPLGDEMTVCQCEALASPGPPAPHMEAEGPVDVRHVQWLMGKLRFRWRQLVSSQQEQCALLSKIHLYTRGCHSDQSLSHLSVTEAEMLRDPEGGQQLLRTLERENQRLEAVLAWRRSELVFWRWMDTVLGTCAPEVPAAASQPTFLPWVPEHGGGELDLVVRELQALEEELRAAAERRRAAWEAKLHLSSMAGDTLRGTHPEGAGGHLVRSRSCCETAPAPPAGGWRLWTGARVECRAAGLSGGCGKGAGSFTAVLGARRWPGPAPWATPAGETRGWGSRGPRPAGSCGDQDAEEPGGLPGGGATSTTGTVSAGTGQAGGSPAWSHLDPATWTLKACRRALVWEACPGPAWLGLGGADSKARWPQGRCRRRAHVTCSLQGWGWADSGRSPGLWLAALGTGMAGPLRRS, translated from the exons ATGGGGAGGCGGCGGCAGCGGGTGGACCCCGCGGCTGGGGCCCGGGCCGGGGCCCTGCCTGAGGCCATCGCCGCGTTGAGTCGGTCGCTGCCCTCGGGACCCAGCCCCGAGATCTTCCGCCGCGCCAAGTTCGACCGTCCGGAGGCG ACCTCCGCGCTCTGGCAGCTCCTCTTCCGTGTGCTCTCGCCACTCCCTGCGGGCAACGCCTTGGCATCGCTCGCCCTGG AGGTCCAAGCCCGCTTGGTGAAGTCAGCACTATGCTCCCAGGGCTACCCTAGGCTGGCACTGGCACAACTACCTGAGGATGGCTCGCAGGGCAGTCGGGAGCTGCTGCTGGCTCTGTCCTGGCTCTTGGCCCGAGGACCTGTGCCTGAGCAGATGCTGGCCCAGGCCCGAGTGCCTCTGGGTGACGAGATGACTGTGTGCCAG TGTGAGGCCCTggccagccctggcccacctgcACCCCACATGGAAGCAGAGGGTCCTGTGGATGTCCGCCATGTGCAGTGGCTGATGGGAAAGCTGCGGTTCCGGTGGCGCCAGCTGGTGTCCAGTCAGCAGGAGCAGTGCGCCCTCCTGAGTAAG ATCCACCTGTACACACGCGGCTGCCACAGCGACCAGAGCCTTAGCCATCTGTCTGTCACTGAAGCAGAGATGCTCAGGGACCCAGAGGGAGGCCAGCAG CTGCTGCGGACTCTGGAGCGTGAGAACCAGCGCCTGGAGGCTGTCCTGGCGTGGCGGCGCTCTGAGCTGGTCTTCTGGCGGTGGATG GACACGGTCCTGGGCACCTGTGCCCCGGAGGTGCCTGCTGCAGCCTCACAGCCCACCTTCCTGCCCTGGGTTCCCGAGCACGGGGGTGGCGAGTTGGACCTGGTAGTGCGGGAGCTGCAGGCACTGGAGGAGGAGCTGCGGGCAGCTGCGGAGCGCAGGCGGGcggcctgggaggccaag TTGCATTTATCAAGCATGGCAGGTGACACACTTAGAGGCACGCACCCTGAGGGAGCGGGAGGGCACTTGGTGAGGAGCCGCAGCTGCTGCGAGACAGCCCCCGCCCCTCCTGCTGGAG GCTGGAGGCTGTGGACGGGGGCCAGAGTGGAGTGCCGCGCGGCGGGCCTCTCGGGAGGCTGTGGAAAAGGAGCTGGGAGCTTTACAGCAGTGCTGGGAGCAAGACGGTGGCCCGGCCCAGCCCCATGGGCCACACCGGCTGGTGAGACGAGAGGATGGGGCAGCAGGGGACCGAGACCTGCGGGCAGCTGTGGTGATCAGGACGCTGAGGAGCCAGGAGGCCTGCCTGGAGGCGGTGCTACGTCGACTACAGGGACAGTGTCGGCAGGaactggccaggctggtgggaGCCCTGCCTGGTCTCATCTGGATCCCGCCACCTGGACGCTGAAGGCCTGTCGACGGGCCCTCGTGTGGGAAGCCTGCCCTGGCCCAGCCTGGCTGGGTCTTGGAGGAGCAGATTCCAAGGCCAGGTGGCCGCAGGGACGATGCAGACGCAGAGCCCACGTCACATGCTCGCTCCAGGGGTGGGGCTGGGCTGACTCTGGCCGGAGCCCAGGCCTGTGGCTAGCAGCACTGGGGACAGGAATGGCCGGTCCCTTGAGGAGGTCGTGA
- the TEDC1 gene encoding tubulin epsilon and delta complex protein 1 isoform X3, producing MGRRRQRVDPAAGARAGALPEAIAALSRSLPSGPSPEIFRRAKFDRPEATSALWQLLFRVLSPLPAGNALASLALEVQARLVKSALCSQGYPRLALAQLPEDGSQGSRELLLALSWLLARGPVPEQMLAQARVPLGDEMTVCQIHLYTRGCHSDQSLSHLSVTEAEMLRDPEGGQQLLRTLERENQRLEAVLAWRRSELVFWRWMDTVLGTCAPEVPAAASQPTFLPWVPEHGGGELDLVVRELQALEEELRAAAERRRAAWEAKLHLSSMAGDTLRGTHPEGAGGHLVRSRSCCETAPAPPAGGWRLWTGARVECRAAGLSGGCGKGAGSFTAVLGARRWPGPAPWATPAGETRGWGSRGPRPAGSCGDQDAEEPGGLPGGGATSTTGTVSAGTGQAGGSPAWSHLDPATWTLKACRRALVWEACPGPAWLGLGGADSKARWPQGRCRRRAHVTCSLQGWGWADSGRSPGLWLAALGTGMAGPLRRS from the exons ATGGGGAGGCGGCGGCAGCGGGTGGACCCCGCGGCTGGGGCCCGGGCCGGGGCCCTGCCTGAGGCCATCGCCGCGTTGAGTCGGTCGCTGCCCTCGGGACCCAGCCCCGAGATCTTCCGCCGCGCCAAGTTCGACCGTCCGGAGGCG ACCTCCGCGCTCTGGCAGCTCCTCTTCCGTGTGCTCTCGCCACTCCCTGCGGGCAACGCCTTGGCATCGCTCGCCCTGG AGGTCCAAGCCCGCTTGGTGAAGTCAGCACTATGCTCCCAGGGCTACCCTAGGCTGGCACTGGCACAACTACCTGAGGATGGCTCGCAGGGCAGTCGGGAGCTGCTGCTGGCTCTGTCCTGGCTCTTGGCCCGAGGACCTGTGCCTGAGCAGATGCTGGCCCAGGCCCGAGTGCCTCTGGGTGACGAGATGACTGTGTGCCAG ATCCACCTGTACACACGCGGCTGCCACAGCGACCAGAGCCTTAGCCATCTGTCTGTCACTGAAGCAGAGATGCTCAGGGACCCAGAGGGAGGCCAGCAG CTGCTGCGGACTCTGGAGCGTGAGAACCAGCGCCTGGAGGCTGTCCTGGCGTGGCGGCGCTCTGAGCTGGTCTTCTGGCGGTGGATG GACACGGTCCTGGGCACCTGTGCCCCGGAGGTGCCTGCTGCAGCCTCACAGCCCACCTTCCTGCCCTGGGTTCCCGAGCACGGGGGTGGCGAGTTGGACCTGGTAGTGCGGGAGCTGCAGGCACTGGAGGAGGAGCTGCGGGCAGCTGCGGAGCGCAGGCGGGcggcctgggaggccaag TTGCATTTATCAAGCATGGCAGGTGACACACTTAGAGGCACGCACCCTGAGGGAGCGGGAGGGCACTTGGTGAGGAGCCGCAGCTGCTGCGAGACAGCCCCCGCCCCTCCTGCTGGAG GCTGGAGGCTGTGGACGGGGGCCAGAGTGGAGTGCCGCGCGGCGGGCCTCTCGGGAGGCTGTGGAAAAGGAGCTGGGAGCTTTACAGCAGTGCTGGGAGCAAGACGGTGGCCCGGCCCAGCCCCATGGGCCACACCGGCTGGTGAGACGAGAGGATGGGGCAGCAGGGGACCGAGACCTGCGGGCAGCTGTGGTGATCAGGACGCTGAGGAGCCAGGAGGCCTGCCTGGAGGCGGTGCTACGTCGACTACAGGGACAGTGTCGGCAGGaactggccaggctggtgggaGCCCTGCCTGGTCTCATCTGGATCCCGCCACCTGGACGCTGAAGGCCTGTCGACGGGCCCTCGTGTGGGAAGCCTGCCCTGGCCCAGCCTGGCTGGGTCTTGGAGGAGCAGATTCCAAGGCCAGGTGGCCGCAGGGACGATGCAGACGCAGAGCCCACGTCACATGCTCGCTCCAGGGGTGGGGCTGGGCTGACTCTGGCCGGAGCCCAGGCCTGTGGCTAGCAGCACTGGGGACAGGAATGGCCGGTCCCTTGAGGAGGTCGTGA
- the TEDC1 gene encoding tubulin epsilon and delta complex protein 1 isoform X10 → MGRRRQRVDPAAGARAGALPEAIAALSRSLPSGPSPEIFRRAKFDRPEATSALWQLLFRVLSPLPAGNALASLALEVQARLVKSALCSQGYPRLALAQLPEDGSQGSRELLLALSWLLARGPVPEQMLAQARVPLGDEMTVCQCEALASPGPPAPHMEAEGPVDVRHVQWLMGKLRFRWRQLVSSQQEQCALLSKIHLYTRGCHSDQSLSHLSVTEAEMLRDPEGGQQVSGAGAAQNLDPAYPKCLHSFCTPGMGPRTFWNDLWLVCEQPGLLPGDWAAPLDPGGASACSLLSPFRVLLRTLERENQRLEAVLAWRRSELVFWRWMDTVLGTCAPEVPAAASQPTFLPWVPEHGGGELDLVVRELQALEEELRAAAERRRAAWEAKAGGCGRGPEWSAARRASREAVEKELGALQQCWEQDGGPAQPHGPHRLVRREDGAAGDRDLRAAVVIRTLRSQEACLEAVLRRLQGQCRQELARLVGALPGLIWIPPPGR, encoded by the exons ATGGGGAGGCGGCGGCAGCGGGTGGACCCCGCGGCTGGGGCCCGGGCCGGGGCCCTGCCTGAGGCCATCGCCGCGTTGAGTCGGTCGCTGCCCTCGGGACCCAGCCCCGAGATCTTCCGCCGCGCCAAGTTCGACCGTCCGGAGGCG ACCTCCGCGCTCTGGCAGCTCCTCTTCCGTGTGCTCTCGCCACTCCCTGCGGGCAACGCCTTGGCATCGCTCGCCCTGG AGGTCCAAGCCCGCTTGGTGAAGTCAGCACTATGCTCCCAGGGCTACCCTAGGCTGGCACTGGCACAACTACCTGAGGATGGCTCGCAGGGCAGTCGGGAGCTGCTGCTGGCTCTGTCCTGGCTCTTGGCCCGAGGACCTGTGCCTGAGCAGATGCTGGCCCAGGCCCGAGTGCCTCTGGGTGACGAGATGACTGTGTGCCAG TGTGAGGCCCTggccagccctggcccacctgcACCCCACATGGAAGCAGAGGGTCCTGTGGATGTCCGCCATGTGCAGTGGCTGATGGGAAAGCTGCGGTTCCGGTGGCGCCAGCTGGTGTCCAGTCAGCAGGAGCAGTGCGCCCTCCTGAGTAAG ATCCACCTGTACACACGCGGCTGCCACAGCGACCAGAGCCTTAGCCATCTGTCTGTCACTGAAGCAGAGATGCTCAGGGACCCAGAGGGAGGCCAGCAG GTTTCTGGAGCGGGAGCCGCCCAAAACCTGGACCCAGCCTACCCAAAGTGCCTGCACTCCTTCTGCACTCCTGGGATGGGTCCCAGAACCTTCTGGAATGATCTATGGCTGGTATGTGAGCAGCCAGGTCTGCTGCCGGGTGACTGGGCAGCGCCCTTGGATCCTGGTGGGGCCTCAGCCTGCAGCCTGCTCTCCCCTTTTAGGGTG CTGCTGCGGACTCTGGAGCGTGAGAACCAGCGCCTGGAGGCTGTCCTGGCGTGGCGGCGCTCTGAGCTGGTCTTCTGGCGGTGGATG GACACGGTCCTGGGCACCTGTGCCCCGGAGGTGCCTGCTGCAGCCTCACAGCCCACCTTCCTGCCCTGGGTTCCCGAGCACGGGGGTGGCGAGTTGGACCTGGTAGTGCGGGAGCTGCAGGCACTGGAGGAGGAGCTGCGGGCAGCTGCGGAGCGCAGGCGGGcggcctgggaggccaag GCTGGAGGCTGTGGACGGGGGCCAGAGTGGAGTGCCGCGCGGCGGGCCTCTCGGGAGGCTGTGGAAAAGGAGCTGGGAGCTTTACAGCAGTGCTGGGAGCAAGACGGTGGCCCGGCCCAGCCCCATGGGCCACACCGGCTGGTGAGACGAGAGGATGGGGCAGCAGGGGACCGAGACCTGCGGGCAGCTGTGGTGATCAGGACGCTGAGGAGCCAGGAGGCCTGCCTGGAGGCGGTGCTACGTCGACTACAGGGACAGTGTCGGCAGGaactggccaggctggtgggaGCCCTGCCTGGTCTCATCTGGATCCCGCCACCTGGACGCTGA